In Solanum pennellii chromosome 7, SPENNV200, the following are encoded in one genomic region:
- the LOC107024025 gene encoding protein EFFECTOR OF TRANSCRIPTION 2-like has translation MGAADKSFTRRLRREDCKRTKHDSSFSHWKILVGPNDWEDYLLGKEGTERYRTQNLPNCTSCSGVYELGIAVSRRKAGREATRLDPDYIVPVYVGKSNNVRTRLQQYGRVGAHLENDYSNSELHAGEIISGPKRAGLFTETFSRGFSIVYRWAPMNDNKDAERTEAQLLDKFDYAWNKGTNGVRRHNDVLRKLDGISRKTHLPAFIRKLQLSLEKQKGVRIKACEPLLLENGSGFHDSFKSTNFLPQILKFGRSQPRIVSVNVGVNGDPNIICGVALGHGSVCIRPPKTGNKRCAEHKGMKVNSVKSKLIAEGNGSTRPCVSIDEENAPICGFILDSGAPCARIPFQRNKRCMEHKGRRNRGSTSQPTTYKIGQWTHNPILENRTSSSNDCQHILSSKAGRQDSQDFSSSLIHQNYNVICGVHLNDGSFCTSQPAVGRKRCEGHKCMRVKEPISSN, from the exons ATGGGAGCTGCTGACAAATCCTTCACCCGTCGGCTCAGACGAGAAGACTGTAAACGCACAAAACATGATTCCTCCTTCTCCCACTGGAAG ATTCTGGTTGGGCCTAATGATTGGGAGGATTATTTATTGGGAAAGGAAGGAACAGAGAGATATAGGACTCAGAACCTGCCAAACTGCACCTCCTGCTCTGGAGTTTATGAACTGGGAATAGCTGTGTCACGACGAAAAGCTGGGCGAGAGGCTACCAGACTTGACCCTGATTATATTGTTCCTGTATATGTTGGAAAATCGAATAATGTTAGAACTAGACTGCAGCAATATGGACGTGTAGGTGCTCATTTAGAGAATGACTATTCCAATAGCGAGCTGCACGCTGGTGAAATAATATCTGGTCCAAAGAGAGCTGGATTATTTACAGAAACATTTTCAAGAGGCTTCTCTATTGTTTATAGGTGGGCACCT ATGAATGACAATAAAGATGCGGAGAGAACTGAAGCCCAGCTGCTCGACAAATTTGATTATGCTTGGAATAAAGGTACTAATGGTGTACGTCGCCACAATGATGTCCTCCGCAAGCTTGATGGCATTTCAAGAAAAACTCATCTTCCTGCTTTCATCAGGAAGCTTCAATTGTCCCTTGAGAAACAAAAGGGGGTCAGAATCAAAGCGTGTGAGCCCCTTTTATTGGAGAATGGATCTGGTTTTCATGATAGCTTCAAAAGCACCAACTTCCTTccccaaattttgaaatttgggcGATCACAGCCTAGGATAGTTTCAGTGAATGTTGGTGTAAATGGTGATCCAAATATTATTTGTGGTGTGGCTTTAGGTCATGGATCTGTTTGTATAAGGCCTCCAAAAACAGGAAATAAAAGATGTGCTGAGCACAAGGGAATGAAGGTAAACAGTGTAAAGTCAAAGTTGATTGCAGAAGGAAATGGGAGCACAAGGCCATGTGTGAGTATAGATGAGGAAAATGCTCCAATTTGTGGTTTTATCTTGGATAGTGGTGCTCCTTGTGCAAGAATACCATTCCAGAGAAACAAAAGGTGTATGGAGCACAAGGGACGGAGAAATCGAGGCTCCACTTCTCAGCCAACGACGTACAAAATTGGCCAGTGGACTCACAATCCTATACTAGAAAACAGGACTTCTTCTAGTAATGATTGTCAGCATATCTTATCTAGCAAAGCGGGTAGACAAGACTCTCAAGATTTCTCCAGTTCTCTTATCCACCAGAACTACAATGTCATATGTGGAGTTCATTTAAATGATGGTAGTTTCTGCACCAGCCAACCTGCAGTAGGAAGAAAGCGGTGTGAAGGACATAAGTGTATGAGGGTTAAAGAGCCCATTTCTAGCAATTAG